From a single Azospirillum fermentarium genomic region:
- a CDS encoding preQ0 transporter — translation MLWAAAYMGSVIAINYAFSLAPHLDLVWSCWVGLIFILRDMVQVRFGHWSLLAMAAGTVVSYLLADPMVATASVLAFAVSETIDWLVFTVTRRPLRDRLWLSAALSVPADTAIFFGLLDIWDPTVWTASAASKLAGVTVVWVLMRTRAARAPLPA, via the coding sequence ATGCTGTGGGCCGCCGCCTATATGGGCAGCGTCATCGCCATCAATTACGCCTTCAGCCTCGCTCCCCACCTGGACCTCGTGTGGTCCTGCTGGGTCGGGCTGATCTTCATCCTGCGCGATATGGTGCAGGTGCGCTTCGGCCACTGGTCGCTGCTGGCCATGGCCGCCGGCACGGTGGTGTCGTACCTGCTGGCCGACCCCATGGTCGCCACCGCCAGCGTTCTGGCCTTCGCGGTGTCGGAGACCATCGACTGGCTGGTCTTCACCGTCACCCGCCGCCCCTTGCGCGACCGGCTGTGGCTGAGTGCGGCCCTGTCGGTGCCGGCGGACACGGCGATCTTCTTCGGCCTGCTGGACATCTGGGATCCCACGGTGTGGACCGCCAGTGCGGCGTCGAAGCTGGCCGGCGTCACCGTGGTGTGGGTGCTGATGCGCACCCGCGCGGCCCGCGCGCCCCTCCCGGCGTAA
- the elbB gene encoding isoprenoid biosynthesis glyoxalase ElbB, translated as MSKKPVRIAVILSGCGVYDGAEIHEAVLTLLAIDRAGAEAVCFAPDVPQAHVIDHRTGTETGETRNVLTEAARIARGKIADLATFDAADVDALILPGGFGAAKNLSSFAFDGPGCTVNADVEKAIAAMRAADKPIGALCIAPAILAKLLGGQGITLTIGSDAGTAEALESLGAHHTVTTHGEIVVDRGLKVVTSPCYMLDAGIAQIADGAANTVNALIEMAG; from the coding sequence ATGAGCAAGAAGCCTGTGCGCATCGCCGTCATCCTGTCCGGCTGCGGCGTCTATGACGGTGCGGAAATCCACGAAGCGGTGCTGACCCTGCTGGCCATCGACCGGGCGGGGGCCGAGGCGGTGTGCTTCGCCCCCGACGTGCCCCAGGCCCACGTCATCGACCACCGCACCGGCACCGAGACGGGCGAAACCCGCAACGTGCTGACCGAGGCGGCGCGCATCGCCCGCGGCAAGATCGCCGACCTCGCCACCTTCGACGCGGCGGATGTGGATGCGCTGATCCTGCCCGGCGGCTTCGGGGCGGCCAAGAACCTGTCCAGCTTCGCCTTCGACGGCCCCGGCTGTACCGTCAACGCGGATGTGGAAAAGGCCATCGCCGCCATGCGCGCGGCGGACAAGCCCATCGGCGCGCTGTGCATCGCGCCGGCCATCCTTGCCAAGCTGCTGGGCGGCCAGGGGATCACCCTGACCATCGGGTCCGACGCCGGCACGGCGGAAGCGCTGGAATCCCTGGGCGCCCATCACACGGTCACCACCCATGGGGAGATCGTGGTGGATCGGGGGCTGAAGGTCGTCACCTCCCCCTGCTACATGCTGGACGCCGGCATCGCACAGATCGCCGACGGGGCGGCCAACACGGTCAACGCGCTGATCGAGATGGCCGGCTGA
- a CDS encoding CHASE domain-containing protein, which produces MKDPQAPLARGRLWYWQPAVVALAGLVLTLLAWALLERQADRQARQRFHEMGQELAETLTVRLASYEQILRGGVALIDAQAERGATPDRQAWSTYVAGLRVEDHYPGILGIGYSPRVPRDGIALHEAAVRAEGFPAYAVSPRSTLPDAYPIVFLEPFTGRNLRAFGFDMFSEPERRAAMERARDSAVPAATGRVRLVQEDGHDVQAGFLIYLPVYTYGMPADTAAERRRAIRGFVYSPFRMGDLMRAILGPPFAGALDVALYDGIDPPSRRLLYASDGAERAPQEAEGHFTGQMALSVFGRSWLLDIATTAAFEGETNRTTALVVLAAGLVITGLMVIITGSLLAERRRAAALRCSYNALARARTEALHANAAKTRFLAAASHDLRQPMQTLGIYLHLLGSQPGADGMSALMTAANEAFDTAQRMLNSIMDIAALELGVAQPQEEMVALAPLLTRIGTDTAAEAAIKGLDVRMKLADLSVRTDPAMLDRVVRNLMQNAVKYTVSGVILLACRPARGGVVIKVQDTGPGIPPDRQHLIFEDFYQVGNPERDRSKGLGLGLSIVSRLSRLLGYRLGLLSRSGHGAVFTITIPHRPSLHGPAGPGTEGKGEGERM; this is translated from the coding sequence GTGAAGGATCCCCAGGCGCCGCTCGCCCGTGGACGGCTGTGGTACTGGCAGCCGGCGGTGGTGGCGCTGGCCGGTCTGGTGCTGACCCTGCTGGCCTGGGCCCTGCTGGAGCGGCAGGCGGACAGGCAGGCCCGTCAGCGCTTCCACGAGATGGGCCAGGAACTGGCGGAAACCCTGACGGTCCGGCTGGCCAGCTACGAACAGATCCTGCGCGGCGGCGTGGCGCTGATCGACGCCCAGGCCGAACGCGGCGCCACCCCCGACCGGCAGGCGTGGAGCACCTATGTCGCCGGTTTGCGGGTCGAGGATCATTATCCCGGCATTCTGGGCATCGGCTATTCCCCCCGCGTGCCGCGGGACGGCATCGCCCTTCACGAAGCCGCGGTGCGGGCCGAGGGGTTCCCGGCCTATGCCGTCTCTCCCCGCTCCACCCTGCCAGACGCATACCCCATTGTGTTCCTGGAGCCGTTCACCGGGCGGAACCTGCGGGCCTTCGGCTTCGACATGTTTTCCGAACCCGAGCGGCGCGCGGCCATGGAACGGGCGCGCGACTCCGCCGTTCCCGCCGCCACCGGGCGTGTGCGGCTGGTGCAGGAGGACGGGCACGACGTGCAGGCGGGGTTCCTGATCTACCTGCCCGTCTACACCTATGGCATGCCGGCGGATACGGCGGCGGAGCGGCGGCGGGCCATCCGCGGTTTCGTCTACAGCCCGTTCCGCATGGGCGACCTGATGCGCGCGATCCTGGGGCCGCCGTTCGCCGGCGCTCTCGACGTCGCCCTCTATGACGGGATCGATCCTCCGTCCCGCCGTCTGCTCTACGCCAGCGATGGCGCCGAACGGGCACCCCAGGAGGCGGAGGGGCATTTCACCGGGCAGATGGCCCTGTCGGTGTTCGGGCGCTCCTGGCTGCTGGACATCGCCACCACGGCGGCGTTCGAGGGGGAAACCAACCGCACCACCGCCCTGGTGGTGCTGGCCGCCGGGCTGGTCATCACCGGGCTGATGGTCATCATCACCGGCTCGCTGCTGGCGGAGCGGCGCCGGGCGGCGGCGCTGCGCTGCAGCTACAACGCACTGGCCCGCGCCCGGACGGAGGCGCTGCACGCCAACGCCGCCAAGACCCGGTTCCTGGCCGCGGCCAGCCACGACCTGCGCCAGCCCATGCAGACGCTGGGCATCTATCTGCACCTGCTGGGCAGCCAGCCGGGGGCGGACGGCATGTCGGCGCTGATGACCGCGGCGAACGAGGCGTTCGACACCGCCCAGCGCATGCTGAATTCCATCATGGACATCGCGGCCTTGGAACTGGGTGTGGCCCAGCCGCAGGAAGAGATGGTGGCGCTGGCCCCGCTGTTGACCCGCATCGGCACCGACACCGCGGCGGAGGCGGCCATCAAGGGGCTGGACGTGCGGATGAAGCTTGCCGACCTGTCGGTGCGCACCGATCCGGCCATGCTGGACCGGGTGGTCCGCAACCTGATGCAGAACGCGGTCAAATACACCGTGTCCGGCGTGATCCTGCTGGCCTGCCGTCCCGCCCGCGGCGGGGTGGTGATCAAGGTGCAGGACACCGGTCCCGGCATTCCGCCGGACCGTCAGCATCTGATCTTCGAGGATTTCTATCAGGTGGGAAACCCCGAACGCGACCGGTCCAAGGGGCTGGGGCTGGGGCTGTCCATCGTGTCGCGGCTGTCGCGGCTGCTGGGCTACCGGCTGGGGCTGCTGTCGCGGTCCGGGCACGGGGCCGTCTTCACCATCACCATTCCCCACCGCCCGTCCCTCCATGGCCCGGCGGGACCGGGAACGGAGGGGAAGGGGGAGGGGGAGAGGATGTAG
- the gltX gene encoding glutamate--tRNA ligase, translating to MSTAPAAVRFAPSPTGLLHVGNLRLAVVNWLYARRTGGSFLLRLDDTDEERSRPEYAAAIEADLTWMGLTWDRFARESDRYDRYDAVAAQLKAAGRLYPCYETPEELALKRTSLMSQGRPPIYDRAALRLSDDARAKLEAQGRRPHWRFKLDHTPVEWTDLVRGAVHFEGAALSDPVLIREDGRPLYTLTSVVDDADFAISHVIRGEDHVANTAVQIQIWQALGAAVPTFAHLPLLTDAGGQGLSKRLGSVGVNSLRDEGIEPLALASLLAKLGTSDPIEARPSLEALAAEFDFAKVSRATPKFDPEELVRLNARVLHATPFDAVAGRLEAMGFAGADRIFWETVRPNLSRLDGVAEWWEVTHAPVTPVIEDAAFTAAAAALLPPEPWDEGTWGAWTAAVKNATGAKGKALFLPLRLALTARGHGPELKNLLPLIGRERAVKRLAGETA from the coding sequence ATGAGCACCGCCCCCGCCGCCGTCCGTTTCGCCCCCAGCCCCACCGGCCTGCTGCATGTGGGCAACCTGCGGCTGGCGGTGGTGAACTGGCTCTACGCCCGCCGCACCGGCGGCAGCTTCCTGCTGCGCCTGGACGACACCGACGAGGAACGCTCCCGCCCCGAATACGCCGCGGCGATCGAGGCGGACCTGACCTGGATGGGCCTGACCTGGGACCGTTTCGCCCGCGAAAGCGACCGCTATGACCGGTACGACGCGGTGGCGGCGCAGTTGAAGGCCGCCGGGCGCCTCTACCCCTGCTACGAGACGCCGGAGGAACTGGCGCTCAAGCGCACGTCGCTGATGTCCCAGGGCCGCCCGCCCATCTACGACCGCGCCGCCCTGCGCCTGAGCGACGACGCGCGGGCCAAGCTGGAGGCCCAGGGCCGCCGGCCCCATTGGCGCTTCAAGCTCGACCACACCCCCGTGGAATGGACCGATCTGGTCCGCGGGGCCGTGCATTTCGAAGGGGCGGCCCTGTCCGACCCGGTGCTGATCCGCGAGGACGGGCGCCCGCTCTACACCCTGACCTCGGTGGTGGACGACGCCGACTTCGCCATCAGCCACGTGATCCGCGGCGAGGACCACGTGGCCAACACCGCCGTGCAGATCCAGATCTGGCAGGCGCTGGGGGCCGCGGTGCCCACCTTCGCCCATCTGCCGCTGCTGACCGATGCGGGGGGGCAGGGGCTGTCCAAGCGGCTGGGCAGTGTGGGCGTGAATTCCCTGCGCGACGAGGGGATCGAGCCGCTGGCGCTGGCCAGCCTGCTGGCCAAGCTCGGCACCTCCGACCCCATCGAGGCGCGCCCGAGCCTGGAGGCGCTGGCCGCCGAGTTCGATTTCGCCAAGGTCTCCCGCGCCACGCCCAAGTTCGACCCCGAGGAACTGGTGCGCCTGAACGCCCGCGTGCTGCACGCGACCCCGTTCGACGCGGTGGCCGGGCGGCTGGAGGCCATGGGCTTTGCCGGTGCCGATCGCATCTTCTGGGAGACGGTGCGCCCCAACCTGTCGCGGCTGGACGGTGTGGCCGAATGGTGGGAGGTGACCCACGCCCCCGTCACCCCGGTGATCGAGGACGCGGCCTTCACCGCCGCCGCCGCCGCCCTGCTGCCGCCGGAACCGTGGGACGAGGGCACGTGGGGGGCCTGGACCGCCGCGGTGAAGAACGCCACGGGGGCCAAGGGCAAGGCGCTGTTCCTGCCCCTGCGTCTGGCGCTGACCGCCCGCGGCCATGGACCGGAATTGAAGAACCTGCTACCCCTGATCGGCCGGGAGCGCGCCGTGAAGCGGCTGGCCGGCGAAACCGCCTGA
- the cysS gene encoding cysteine--tRNA ligase — translation MPLELYNTLNRRKETFEPLTPGTVGMYVCGPTVYDTAHIGNARPVVVFDVLYRLLRRLYPHVTYVRNITDVDDKIIDRSRASGEPIDVLTERTARQYHEDMGALNALRPDIEPRATHHIAHMVALIATLIERGHAYAAEGHVLFSVPSMAEYGQLSRRSPDEMIAGARVEVAPYKRDPQDFVLWKPSSDDQPGWDSPWGRGRPGWHIECSAMSKEHLGATFDIHGGGLDLIFPHHENEIAQSRCAHDGAALARYWVHNGFVTVEGEKMSKSLGNFFTVNDLLNDHPGEAIRLTLMSAHYRQPLDFTKDGLKVSKTTLDRWYQALRGAPAPAEADLPFEVLAALEDDLNTPLAIAHLHELAGAVNKAEGDAAKAAAKGALLAAGQALGLLYQEPEAWFRWAPAGAAGAGLTDAAIERLIQDRQTARKSRNFAEADRIRKELSDNGIVLEDGPQGTTWKRG, via the coding sequence GTGCCCCTGGAACTCTACAACACGCTGAACCGCCGCAAGGAGACGTTCGAGCCCCTGACCCCCGGCACGGTCGGCATGTATGTCTGTGGTCCCACGGTGTACGACACCGCCCACATCGGCAACGCCCGCCCGGTGGTGGTGTTCGACGTGCTCTACCGCCTGCTGAGGCGGCTGTACCCGCACGTCACCTATGTCCGCAACATCACCGACGTGGACGACAAGATCATCGACCGCTCCCGCGCGTCGGGCGAACCCATCGACGTGCTGACCGAGCGCACCGCCCGGCAGTACCACGAGGATATGGGTGCGCTCAACGCGTTGCGCCCGGATATCGAGCCGCGGGCCACCCACCACATCGCCCACATGGTGGCGCTGATCGCCACCCTGATCGAGCGCGGCCACGCCTATGCCGCCGAAGGGCACGTGCTGTTCTCCGTGCCGTCCATGGCCGAGTACGGGCAACTGTCGCGCCGCTCGCCGGACGAGATGATCGCCGGCGCGCGGGTGGAGGTGGCGCCCTACAAGCGCGACCCGCAGGATTTCGTGCTGTGGAAGCCCTCATCCGACGACCAGCCCGGCTGGGACAGCCCGTGGGGCCGCGGGCGCCCCGGCTGGCACATCGAATGCTCGGCCATGTCCAAGGAGCATCTGGGCGCCACCTTCGACATCCACGGCGGCGGGCTGGACCTGATCTTCCCCCACCATGAGAACGAGATCGCCCAAAGCCGCTGCGCCCACGACGGTGCCGCCCTGGCCCGTTATTGGGTCCACAACGGTTTCGTCACCGTCGAGGGTGAGAAGATGTCCAAGTCCCTGGGCAACTTCTTCACCGTCAACGACCTGCTGAACGACCATCCGGGGGAGGCGATCCGCCTGACCTTGATGTCGGCCCATTACCGCCAGCCGCTGGACTTCACCAAGGACGGGCTGAAGGTGTCGAAGACCACGCTGGACCGCTGGTATCAGGCCCTGCGCGGCGCCCCGGCCCCCGCCGAAGCCGACCTGCCGTTCGAGGTGCTGGCGGCGCTGGAGGACGATCTGAACACCCCGCTGGCCATCGCCCACCTGCACGAGTTGGCCGGCGCGGTGAACAAGGCCGAGGGGGATGCGGCCAAGGCGGCGGCCAAGGGCGCGCTGCTGGCCGCGGGGCAGGCGCTGGGCCTGCTGTATCAGGAGCCGGAAGCGTGGTTCCGCTGGGCGCCCGCCGGAGCCGCCGGGGCCGGTCTGACCGACGCCGCCATCGAGCGGTTGATCCAGGACCGCCAGACCGCCCGCAAGTCCCGCAACTTCGCCGAGGCCGACCGCATCCGCAAGGAGTTGTCCGACAACGGCATCGTGCTGGAAGACGGACCGCAGGGCACCACCTGGAAACGCGGGTGA
- a CDS encoding response regulator, which produces MPNDLIMVIDDERSVLQALHILLEAWGFRVLAAESETDAIDRIADAGEPPSLILADYRLREGRTGLEAIQRILESAGHPIPSIIITGDTSTEALDEARARGVPVLQKPVMPPYLHSMVTQALRQAGG; this is translated from the coding sequence ATGCCCAACGACCTGATCATGGTCATCGACGACGAGCGTTCGGTGCTTCAGGCGCTTCACATCCTGCTGGAGGCGTGGGGGTTCCGCGTGCTGGCGGCGGAAAGCGAGACCGATGCCATCGACCGCATCGCCGACGCGGGCGAACCGCCGTCGCTGATCCTGGCCGATTACCGCCTGCGCGAGGGGCGCACGGGGCTGGAGGCGATCCAGCGCATCCTTGAGTCCGCCGGCCATCCCATCCCCAGCATCATCATCACCGGCGACACCAGCACCGAGGCTCTGGACGAGGCGCGGGCCCGTGGCGTGCCGGTGCTGCAAAAGCCGGTGATGCCGCCCTACCTGCACAGCATGGTGACCCAGGCGCTGCGGCAGGCGGGGGGGTGA
- a CDS encoding helix-turn-helix domain-containing protein encodes MQKKLFLGYKLRRLREQRGLTQAALAKTLELSPSYLNQLENNQRPLTLAVLLKVSAVFEVELTNFIEDDEARLVSDLREALADPMFAGAPLGMAELRGVVGASPELARRVLALHQAYQKLHERVQSLADSLSSQERSGDPASAQFPYEEVRDYFHYCNNYIGPLDEAAERLWETEGFRSADLTNDLAAYLKRRHDVRVTLATDDDEGTTAMRSYDARTGTLRLSSMLSEPSRAFHMAHQIALLGFRDVIEALIVEAGFASDNARSICRVGLANYFAGALVMPYRPFLHQARALRHDVEKLQSRFNANFEQVCHRLSTLQRPGARGVPFYFVRVDMAGNITKRHSATRFHFARFGGACPLWNVHEAFAQPGKILVQFAQMPDRTTYIGIARTVTKRGGAYMRPSRQFAIGLGCEATYANELVYSAGIDIASEEAAVPIGVNCRICERTDCQQRAFPPIGSKLSVNENHRSFVPYLFTQAGHASDEDA; translated from the coding sequence ATGCAAAAGAAACTCTTTCTCGGTTACAAGCTCCGCCGGCTGCGCGAACAGCGCGGCCTGACCCAGGCGGCCCTGGCCAAGACGCTGGAACTGTCGCCCAGCTACCTCAACCAGTTGGAAAACAACCAGCGTCCGCTGACGCTGGCCGTGCTGCTGAAGGTCAGCGCGGTGTTCGAGGTGGAGCTGACCAACTTCATCGAGGACGACGAGGCCCGGCTGGTCTCGGACCTGCGCGAAGCCCTGGCCGACCCCATGTTCGCGGGGGCGCCGCTGGGCATGGCGGAGCTTCGCGGGGTGGTGGGCGCCTCGCCGGAGCTGGCCCGCCGGGTGCTGGCGCTGCATCAGGCGTACCAGAAGCTGCACGAGCGGGTCCAGTCCCTGGCCGACAGCCTGTCGAGCCAGGAACGCAGCGGCGACCCGGCCAGCGCGCAGTTCCCCTATGAAGAGGTGCGCGACTATTTCCATTACTGCAACAACTACATCGGCCCGCTGGACGAGGCCGCCGAACGGCTGTGGGAGACGGAGGGCTTCCGCTCCGCCGACCTGACCAACGATCTGGCGGCGTACCTGAAACGGCGCCACGACGTGCGGGTGACCCTGGCCACCGACGACGACGAGGGCACCACCGCCATGCGCTCCTACGACGCGCGCACCGGCACGCTCAGGCTGTCGTCCATGCTGTCGGAACCGTCGCGCGCCTTTCACATGGCCCACCAGATCGCGCTGCTGGGGTTCCGCGACGTGATCGAGGCGCTGATCGTGGAGGCGGGGTTCGCCAGCGACAACGCCCGGTCCATCTGCCGGGTGGGGCTGGCGAATTACTTCGCGGGCGCGCTGGTCATGCCCTACCGCCCGTTCCTGCACCAGGCCCGCGCGCTGCGCCACGACGTGGAAAAGCTGCAAAGCCGCTTCAACGCCAATTTCGAGCAGGTGTGCCACCGGCTGTCCACACTCCAGCGGCCCGGCGCCCGCGGGGTGCCGTTTTACTTCGTGCGCGTGGACATGGCCGGCAACATCACCAAGCGCCACTCGGCCACCCGCTTCCACTTCGCCCGCTTCGGCGGCGCGTGCCCGCTGTGGAACGTGCACGAAGCCTTTGCCCAGCCGGGCAAGATCCTGGTGCAGTTCGCCCAGATGCCCGACCGCACCACCTACATCGGCATCGCCCGCACGGTGACCAAGCGCGGCGGCGCCTATATGCGCCCGTCGCGCCAGTTCGCCATCGGGCTGGGGTGCGAGGCCACATACGCCAACGAGCTGGTCTATTCCGCCGGCATCGACATCGCCAGCGAGGAGGCGGCGGTGCCCATCGGCGTCAACTGCCGCATCTGCGAGCGCACGGATTGCCAGCAGCGCGCCTTCCCGCCCATCGGCAGCAAGCTGTCGGTGAACGAGAACCACCGCAGCTTCGTGCCCTACCTGTTCACCCAGGCCGGGCACGCCAGCGACGAGGACGCCTGA
- a CDS encoding acyl-CoA carboxylase subunit beta, with amino-acid sequence MQEILAKLDSMRKGARLGGGEKRIASQHKKGKLTARERIELLLDEGSFEEFDMFVEHRCIDFGMEEQKVPGDGVVTGHGTINGRLVFVFSQDFTVFGGSLSESHAEKICKIMDMAMKVGAPVIGLNDSGGARIQEGVASLGGYAEVFQRNVLASGVVPQISLIMGPCAGGAVYSPAMTDFIFMVKDSSYMFVTGPDVVKTVTHEVVTAEELGGAITHTTKSSVADLAFENDVEAILQIRRFVDFLPSSNREKAPERPVVDAWDRQDFSLDTLVPDNPNKPYDMKELILKVVDEGDFFELQAEHAKNIIIGFGRMNGQTVGFVANQPLVLAGCLDIDSSIKAARFVRFCDCYNIPIVTFVDVPGFMPGTAQEYGGIIKHGAKLLFAYAEATVPKVTLITRKAYGGAYDVMSSKHLRGDMNYAWPSAEIAVMGPKGAVEIIFRSDIGDTAAIEARTEEYRRKFANPFVAASRGYLDDVVMPHGTRRRICQALAMLKNKSLENPWRKHDNIPL; translated from the coding sequence ATGCAAGAGATTCTCGCCAAGTTGGATTCGATGCGCAAAGGGGCGCGGCTGGGGGGCGGTGAGAAGCGCATCGCCAGCCAGCACAAGAAGGGCAAGCTGACCGCGCGCGAGCGCATCGAGCTGCTCCTCGACGAAGGGTCGTTCGAAGAATTCGACATGTTCGTCGAACACCGCTGCATCGACTTCGGTATGGAAGAGCAGAAGGTTCCCGGCGACGGCGTGGTGACCGGCCACGGCACCATCAACGGGCGCCTCGTCTTCGTCTTCAGCCAGGACTTCACCGTCTTCGGCGGCTCGCTGTCGGAATCCCATGCCGAAAAGATCTGCAAGATCATGGACATGGCGATGAAGGTCGGCGCGCCGGTCATCGGCCTCAACGATTCCGGCGGGGCGCGCATCCAGGAAGGTGTCGCGTCGCTGGGCGGCTATGCCGAGGTGTTCCAGCGCAACGTGCTGGCCTCGGGCGTCGTGCCGCAGATCTCGCTGATCATGGGGCCGTGCGCCGGTGGTGCGGTGTATTCGCCGGCCATGACCGACTTCATCTTCATGGTGAAGGACAGCTCCTACATGTTCGTCACCGGCCCCGACGTGGTGAAGACGGTGACGCACGAGGTGGTGACGGCGGAAGAACTGGGTGGGGCCATCACCCACACCACCAAGTCGTCGGTGGCCGATCTCGCCTTTGAAAACGACGTGGAAGCGATCCTGCAGATCCGCCGCTTCGTCGATTTCCTGCCCTCGTCCAACCGCGAGAAGGCGCCGGAGCGCCCGGTGGTGGACGCCTGGGACCGTCAGGACTTCTCCCTCGACACCCTGGTGCCCGACAATCCCAACAAGCCCTACGACATGAAGGAACTGATCCTGAAGGTCGTGGACGAGGGGGACTTCTTCGAGCTTCAGGCCGAGCACGCGAAGAACATCATCATCGGCTTCGGCCGCATGAACGGCCAGACCGTCGGCTTCGTCGCCAACCAGCCGCTGGTGCTCGCCGGCTGCCTGGACATCGACAGCTCGATCAAGGCCGCGCGCTTCGTGCGTTTTTGCGACTGCTACAACATTCCGATCGTGACCTTCGTGGACGTCCCCGGCTTCATGCCCGGCACCGCGCAGGAATACGGCGGGATCATCAAGCACGGCGCCAAGCTGCTGTTCGCCTATGCCGAAGCCACCGTGCCGAAGGTGACGCTGATCACCCGCAAGGCCTACGGCGGTGCGTACGACGTGATGTCGTCCAAGCACCTGCGCGGCGACATGAACTATGCGTGGCCGTCGGCGGAAATCGCGGTGATGGGGCCGAAGGGCGCGGTGGAGATCATCTTCCGCTCCGACATCGGCGACACCGCCGCCATCGAGGCGCGCACCGAGGAATACCGCCGCAAGTTCGCCAACCCCTTCGTCGCGGCGTCGCGCGGGTATCTGGACGATGTGGTCATGCCCCACGGCACCCGCCGCCGCATCTGCCAGGCGCTGGCGATGCTGAAGAACAAGTCGCTGGAAAACCCCTGGCGCAAGCACGACAACATCCCGCTCTGA